Proteins from a single region of Dyadobacter fanqingshengii:
- a CDS encoding GNAT family N-acetyltransferase encodes MNVIYKLAETDEEFEQARELFTEYANSLDIDLSFQNFTKELESVRQQYYQPTGALLLVYKDIQLAGCAGIRRLDDDTSELKRMYVRPDFRGFGLGKKLLDRAIATAAALGYKKIRLDTLSSMTKARNLYESSGFEPIDPYYFNPIEDTIYMERVI; translated from the coding sequence ATGAACGTCATCTATAAATTAGCCGAAACGGACGAGGAATTTGAGCAGGCCAGGGAGCTTTTCACTGAATACGCCAATTCGCTGGACATTGATCTTTCATTCCAGAACTTCACCAAAGAACTTGAATCCGTCCGCCAGCAATATTACCAGCCTACCGGAGCCCTATTACTCGTTTATAAAGATATTCAGCTCGCAGGTTGTGCTGGAATCAGGCGATTGGATGACGATACATCGGAACTAAAACGCATGTATGTTCGCCCAGACTTCCGGGGATTTGGTCTCGGGAAAAAATTATTGGATAGAGCCATTGCAACAGCGGCCGCGCTGGGTTATAAAAAGATCCGCCTGGACACATTAAGCAGCATGACCAAGGCGCGAAATCTTTACGAATCCTCTGGTTTTGAGCCTATTGATCCTTATTATTTTAATCCGATCGAAGATACTATTTATATGGAACGGGTGATTTGA
- the cobC gene encoding alpha-ribazole phosphatase: MEIYLIRHTTPLVAPGQIYGWSEIPLAETFLEEVNSVKKQLTVKFDRVYSSPSMRCVKLAAALTGEVIVDERLRELHFGDWEGKTWDTVDQDALQIWMDDFVHVCIPGGESMLQMQERLCAFWNELINNSADHVAIITHAGVVRILLAMHRGMDMTGIFDIKVGFGQIFHIKSPVPYK; the protein is encoded by the coding sequence TTGGAAATTTATCTGATCCGCCACACTACACCGCTTGTCGCACCCGGCCAGATTTATGGCTGGTCAGAAATTCCGTTGGCTGAGACCTTTTTAGAAGAAGTTAACAGTGTTAAAAAACAATTGACCGTCAAATTTGATCGGGTATATTCCAGTCCGTCAATGCGTTGCGTGAAACTAGCTGCTGCATTAACTGGCGAGGTTATTGTCGACGAGCGCCTGCGTGAGCTTCATTTCGGCGATTGGGAAGGGAAAACCTGGGATACAGTTGATCAGGATGCATTGCAGATCTGGATGGATGACTTTGTCCATGTCTGCATTCCCGGGGGCGAAAGCATGCTGCAAATGCAAGAGCGGTTATGCGCTTTTTGGAATGAATTAATAAACAACAGTGCAGATCATGTTGCCATCATCACGCATGCAGGTGTGGTCAGGATTTTGCTGGCTATGCACCGAGGAATGGATATGACCGGGATTTTTGACATCAAGGTTGGTTTTGGACAGATTTTCCACATCAAATCACCCGTTCCATATAAATAG